DNA sequence from the Candidatus Limnocylindrales bacterium genome:
CCAGTACGCGCTGGCGCTGGCGTAGAGCGAGTCGGTGACGTCACGGAAGATCTTGAGGCTCAGGAACTTCTCGGCATCGTCGTCATCGGCGCGCCGCAGGTTGCCGTTCATCGCAGTGGCGATCCAGCCCACACCGGCCGTGGTGCCGTAGAGGAGCAGGCCTTCGTCGATGGCATACGGAATGGCGGCCGACCACGTGATGAGCGGGTTGTCCAGGACGTCGCGGGTCCGATAGTCCTCGCCAAACGGGACATCCATGCGGCCGACCTTCATTCCCACGCCGCTCGGCCACCCGAAAAGCACGGAGGTGACGTCGCGCAGCTGGACGTACAACTCGCCCACGCGCACGTGCGGCTCGTCCTCGTGCCCGATCTGAGCGAGCGCCAGCTCGCTGTGCAGGTAGACGTCCTCCCAGGCCTGGGCACGCAGCTCGAGATTTCCCTGGTAGTTGAGGAAGGAGCCCTTGTCGTCGGTCCCGTCCTCCTCCGTCCACACGAGCCCGCCGGCGGCGAATCCGAAGAGATCGACGTTGCGGTACCAGGGGCGTGCGGCGACTTCGCCGCCGGCGTCGTAATCGCCGTCCGCGGAGGGCAGGGCAGGCAGCTCGTCCTGCGACAGATCCACTCGCGCCCGCGAGGCGTGCGGGTCGGGCGATGGCGGCATCGGCGGCGAGTCTGCGGATGTCTGTGGTGCGTCGCGCGCCGGCGGCGGCTGCCTGACGGTCGTTGCAGGGCCTTGCTCGGCGTCACTGCGCGCGTCCAGCCGGCGCTCGAGCGATTCGACCTTCTCGAGCAGACGCCGGATCACCGCGTCCTGATCGCGAAGTCGGCGCTCGAGCTCCTGCACGCGCGCATCATCGCCGGCACGCGCGATCGGCGGCGCGGCCACCAGAATGCCGAGCGCGGCTGCGGCGCCGCGCAATGTGGCTCGATGCATGCCCTCCCCCAACGCGAGCAGGCCCGGTACGTATCCCCTGCCGCGATCCCCCATGATCACGGCAGCGGTTCCTTATCATGCCGGGACGGCTGGAGAGAACCGCTTTCTCAGGGCAACGCCGTTTCGTCGCCTGCGATGCCGGCCAGCGCGGTGACGGCGACCAGCAGCTGTTGAGCATCGACCGGCTTGGTCAGATGCATCTGATAGCCGGCCGCCAGGACGGCGCGGCGGTCTTCGGGCTGGGCAAAGGCGGTCAGGGCCAGCGCGGGCAGCGCGTTTTCGCCGTAGCCACGCCGGCGGATCTCACGGATCAGATCGTAGCCATCCTGCTCGGCCATGCCGATGTCGCTGACGAGAAGGCTCGGGGCGAACGACTCCAGGTGCCGCAGGGCTTCGGGGACGTCGCCGGCCTCGGCCACCTCGGCTCCGGCTTCGGTCAGGATGCGCCGAACCGGTGCGCGGGCGCCGGGGTCGTCGTCGACGATGAGCACGCGAAGACCGGTGAGGTCGTGCGCGCTCAGCGGTGATCCGGGCCGGCGCGCGGCATGTGTGCGCGTCCCGGCCTCTCCGGTCAGGCTCACCGGCAGCGTGACCGTGAACGTCGCGCCTCGTCCCTCACCGGCGCTCGCGGCACGCACACTGCCGCCGTGCATCTCCACCAGGTGCTTGACGATGGCCAGGCCGAGGCCGAGGCCGCCGCCGCTCTTGCTGCCCGCGCCTTCCTGGCGGAAGCGCTCGAAGATGTGCGGCAGGAAGTCCGGCGCGATGCCGCGGCCGGTGTCGCTGACCTCCAGCACGACGTGCGAATCCGCGCGCTGCAGCGACGCGCGCACGACGCCTCCGCGCGGCGTGAACTTGATCGCGTTGGCAAGCAGGTTCCACGCCACCTGCTGCAGGCGCGCCGGATCGCCCAGCACGAACGCAGCCTCGTCACCGGGCGTGCGCTCGATGCGGATCTGCTTGGCCAGCGACGAGGGTGTCACGACCGCGATGGCCGCATCCAGCACCGACCCCAGATTGACGACCTCGGTGTTGAGGCTGAGCTTGCCCGAGGTGATGCGCGAGACGTCGAGAAGATCGGCGATCAGGTGCGCGAGCAGGTCGGCGCTTCGCTCCATCGCCTGCAATCCGGAGAGAAGCTGCGGGTCGTTGCACACCTGCGTCAGCACGCCCGCCCACCCCACGATGACGTGCAGAGGGTTGCGCAGCTCGTGCGAAAGCGTCGCCAGGAAGTCGTCCTTGATGCGATTGGCGCGTTCGGCTTCCGAGCGGGCGGCACGCTCGCTCTGCAACAGCCTCTCGCGCTCGGCCTCCACGCGGCGGCGCTCGGTGACGTCGCTCGCCATGGCGAGGTAGACGCCTGGCGAGAACGTCGAGAGGTTCCACTCCAGGTCCACGAGGCTGCGGTCGCTGCGCTCGAGCGGAAAGAAGCCCTGCCAGTGCCCGTGCTCCTTCAGCTGCCTGCGCACCGCCGGAATCTGGTGCTTGTGCTCGGCAGCCACCAGCGCAGCGCCGTTGATGCCGATGAGCTCGGCGCTGGAACGGCCGAGCAGGCGGCACATCGCGGGATTGACGTTCACGTACGTCATGTCTTCCGAGAGCAGCGCGATGCCGGTGGGAACCTGATCGAAAACCGCACGGAAGCGTGCCTCGCTCTTGCGCGTGGCTTCTTCGGCACGGCGGGTGCGCACCAGCGCCTTGACGGTGGCGATGAGGACCTGCGGCTCGACGGGATGGATGAGGTAGCCGTCCGCGCCGGCTTCGAATCCCTTGACCTTGTCCAGCTCGGCCACGAACGTCGCCGAAAGGTGCACGACCGGGATCCGTTCGGTCTCCGGCTGCGCGCGCAGGCGCCGGCACACCTCGAAGCCGTCGATGTCGGGCAGGTTGATGTCGAGCACGACCAGAGACGTGTCCGCCCGCACCATCGCGATGCCGTCGGTTCCGGTGGCCGCCTCGGCGACCTCGAAGCCGGCCGACCGCAGGATCCGGGACGTCGAATACCTGGCCGCCGGGTTGTCGTCGATGACGACGATGTTCTCCTGTTGTTGCGCCTCGATCATCGCGCACTCCCGTTGAATCGGTAGTGCGTAGGGATGATCACCGAGAAGGTCGAGCCCTTGCCGACCTCGCTTCGCACCGCCACCCGGCCGCCGAGCAGCTCGGCCAGACGCTTGCTCAGCGACAAGCCGAGTCCGGTGCCGCGATAACGGCGCTGCATCGGCGTCTCGATCTGCACGAAGTCCTGGAACAGCGTGCCCAGGTGCTCGGGCGAGATGCCCGCTCCGGTGTCGGCCACGGAGAATTCGACCGTATCCTCCGACAGCATGCGCGCCGACACGCGCACGCTGCCGCGGGTCGTGAACTTGAGCGCGTTCGAGATGAAGTTGCGCAGGATCTGCGAAAGCTTGCGATCGTCGCTGAACACGCGCGGCACGCCGTGCGGCTCCTCGAAGATCAGTGCCACGTTGGTGTCCTGCAGCAGAGGTCGGAACATGCCGCGCAGCGCGGAAAACAGGTCGACCAGCTCGAACCATTCGGGCGAGATCGTGACGCGGCCGGCTTCGACCTTGGCCAGGTCCAGAAGGTCGTTGACCATCTCGGTCAGCTCCTCGGCCGAGGACCTGATCAGGCCGACCTGCTTGACCTGCTCGTCGTTGAGCGGCCCGTCCATGCAGTCGAGAAGGATGCGCGTGATGCTCCGGATGGAGCCGAGCGGGGTGCGGAACTCGTGGCTCATGTACGAGAGGAACCGGCTCTTGAGATCGGAGACCTCTTTCAGCTGCGCGGCCTGGTCCTCGAGCTCCGCGTACAGGGCGACGACGCCGGCGTTGGTGGCGGCCAGCTCGCTGGTCAGGATCTCGATCTGGCTCTCGTACTCGGCGATCTTGCGTTGCATGTCCATGGGATGCTCACTATTCGAGCACGCGCGCGACCAGCACCGTGGCGTCGTCGCGGCTGCGGCGGAAATCACGATACAGCACCGCCGCCACCACCGCCGGATGACAGGTAACGAGACCAGGATAATCCGCAAGGTTCCAGCGCGTGGCCACGCCGTCCGAATGCATCACCAGCAGCGTGCCCGGAAGGCACGGGTACTCGAGCTCCCGCAGGTTCCGGATCTGCGCGCCGACGGTGCCGTTGTGGGAGAACAGGCCGCGCGAGGCGCCCTCGTGAATGAGCGCTCCGGAGATGTTGCCGATGCCGCCGTAGCGGACCGTGGCCGATCCGTGGGCGATCTGCGCGACGGCCACCGCTCCGCCGCGAGTCTGCGTCATGCGCTCATTGGCCAGTGCGATGATGGAGGCCGGTGATGCCGTCGCAACGCAGTCGAATGCCGCCAGGGCGGCTTCGGTCGCAAGCGCTGCCTGCGGTCCGTGCCCGAGCCCGTCGACGACCATGATCGTCGTCGCGTCCTTGCCGGAGTGGCACGCCCATCCGTCGCCGCAGACCTGCTCGCCGGGATAGGGGAGGCACACGGCGGCGACGGCCACTTGGTGCTCGGCCTTGCCGACGCGTGCGACGACGACCGTGCCGCGGCCGGGATGGGAGAAGGCATCGAAGAGATCGGATTGCCGCTGGACGGCGCCCAGGCCATTGCCCGCCGTGCCGGCCGTCGAGAAGCCGTCGGCCATGCACCTGTCGAGGTCGCGCATGCCGGGGCCGGAGTCGATGGCGATGACCTCGATGATGGGCGAGGCCTCCGTGCCCACGCGCTGCAGCAGAATCTGGCCGCCGCGGGCGTGCAGAAGCGCGTTGGTGGCCAGCTCGCTTACGATGATGCCGACGCGCCCGGCGGCGCTCTCGCCGACGCCGGCATCGCCGCACAGCGCGGCGGCCCGGCGGCGCGCTTCGCCGATCTGGCTGCGCTCCTCGATGGCGATGCGGTGGGTGCAAATGCGCAGCACGTCCTTCTCTACTTCCAGCGCGTGATCGCCACGCGCGTTCCCTTTCCGACCTCGGAGGTGATCTCGAATTCGTTGACCAGCCGCTTGGCGCCCGGAAGGCCCTTGCCGAGGCCGGCGCCGGTGGTCCATCCGTCGGTCATCGCCAGCTCGAGGTCGCGGATGCCGGGACCCTGATCCTCGAAGGTCAGGCGCAGGCCGACGCGTGCGCCGTCGGCGAGCACTTCCCACCGCATGATCCCACCGTTGCCGTACAGCACCGCATTGCGCGCCAGCTCGCTGGCTGCGGTGATCATCTTGGTCTGATCGACGAGGCTGAAGGCGAGATCCTGCGTCAGCGCGCGGATCTGCTGGCGGCTGAGCACGACGTCGCTCGCCGACCGGATCGGCATGACGTCACTCTTCAGGATCG
Encoded proteins:
- a CDS encoding response regulator — its product is MIEAQQQENIVVIDDNPAARYSTSRILRSAGFEVAEAATGTDGIAMVRADTSLVVLDINLPDIDGFEVCRRLRAQPETERIPVVHLSATFVAELDKVKGFEAGADGYLIHPVEPQVLIATVKALVRTRRAEEATRKSEARFRAVFDQVPTGIALLSEDMTYVNVNPAMCRLLGRSSAELIGINGAALVAAEHKHQIPAVRRQLKEHGHWQGFFPLERSDRSLVDLEWNLSTFSPGVYLAMASDVTERRRVEAERERLLQSERAARSEAERANRIKDDFLATLSHELRNPLHVIVGWAGVLTQVCNDPQLLSGLQAMERSADLLAHLIADLLDVSRITSGKLSLNTEVVNLGSVLDAAIAVVTPSSLAKQIRIERTPGDEAAFVLGDPARLQQVAWNLLANAIKFTPRGGVVRASLQRADSHVVLEVSDTGRGIAPDFLPHIFERFRQEGAGSKSGGGLGLGLAIVKHLVEMHGGSVRAASAGEGRGATFTVTLPVSLTGEAGTRTHAARRPGSPLSAHDLTGLRVLIVDDDPGARAPVRRILTEAGAEVAEAGDVPEALRHLESFAPSLLVSDIGMAEQDGYDLIREIRRRGYGENALPALALTAFAQPEDRRAVLAAGYQMHLTKPVDAQQLLVAVTALAGIAGDETALP
- a CDS encoding ATP-binding protein, which translates into the protein MDMQRKIAEYESQIEILTSELAATNAGVVALYAELEDQAAQLKEVSDLKSRFLSYMSHEFRTPLGSIRSITRILLDCMDGPLNDEQVKQVGLIRSSAEELTEMVNDLLDLAKVEAGRVTISPEWFELVDLFSALRGMFRPLLQDTNVALIFEEPHGVPRVFSDDRKLSQILRNFISNALKFTTRGSVRVSARMLSEDTVEFSVADTGAGISPEHLGTLFQDFVQIETPMQRRYRGTGLGLSLSKRLAELLGGRVAVRSEVGKGSTFSVIIPTHYRFNGSAR
- a CDS encoding ATP-binding SpoIIE family protein phosphatase gives rise to the protein MLRICTHRIAIEERSQIGEARRRAAALCGDAGVGESAAGRVGIIVSELATNALLHARGGQILLQRVGTEASPIIEVIAIDSGPGMRDLDRCMADGFSTAGTAGNGLGAVQRQSDLFDAFSHPGRGTVVVARVGKAEHQVAVAAVCLPYPGEQVCGDGWACHSGKDATTIMVVDGLGHGPQAALATEAALAAFDCVATASPASIIALANERMTQTRGGAVAVAQIAHGSATVRYGGIGNISGALIHEGASRGLFSHNGTVGAQIRNLRELEYPCLPGTLLVMHSDGVATRWNLADYPGLVTCHPAVVAAVLYRDFRRSRDDATVLVARVLE
- a CDS encoding anti-sigma regulatory factor, which translates into the protein MAILKSDVMPIRSASDVVLSRQQIRALTQDLAFSLVDQTKMITAASELARNAVLYGNGGIMRWEVLADGARVGLRLTFEDQGPGIRDLELAMTDGWTTGAGLGKGLPGAKRLVNEFEITSEVGKGTRVAITRWK